Proteins found in one Prochlorothrix hollandica PCC 9006 = CALU 1027 genomic segment:
- the radC gene encoding RadC family protein, which yields MTYNLRIADLDPTERPRERLEAHGPKSLSSAELLAILLGTGQGPGKLSAVGLGQHILQKLGADQRDPMAVLRDIGMAELMEIHGVGQAKAASILAAIELGKRVFISRPPTKDPIDSPKAGADLLSADLMWQSQERFAVVMLDVKNRPVGTKVISIGTATQTLAHPRDIFREVIRQGATRAIVAHNHPSGQVDPSPEDLVLTQQLLQGAQLLAIPLLDHLILGHGNYQSLRQITSLWEEYPQGD from the coding sequence ATGACCTATAACCTCCGCATTGCTGACCTTGACCCCACTGAGCGCCCCCGTGAGCGCCTAGAGGCCCATGGCCCTAAAAGCCTATCCAGTGCTGAATTGCTGGCTATTTTATTGGGCACGGGGCAAGGGCCGGGAAAATTGTCGGCGGTGGGGTTGGGGCAACATATTTTGCAGAAATTGGGAGCAGATCAGCGGGATCCCATGGCGGTGTTGCGGGATATTGGCATGGCGGAATTGATGGAGATCCATGGGGTGGGTCAGGCTAAAGCGGCCAGTATTTTGGCGGCGATCGAATTAGGCAAACGGGTGTTTATCTCCCGACCTCCCACCAAGGATCCCATCGATAGCCCCAAGGCGGGGGCCGATCTCCTCAGTGCTGACCTGATGTGGCAGAGTCAGGAGCGCTTTGCGGTGGTGATGTTGGATGTCAAAAATCGCCCCGTGGGCACCAAGGTGATTAGTATTGGCACCGCCACCCAAACCTTGGCCCATCCCCGCGATATTTTCCGGGAGGTGATTCGCCAGGGGGCAACGCGGGCGATCGTGGCCCATAACCACCCCTCTGGCCAGGTGGACCCTAGCCCTGAAGATCTGGTGCTGACCCAACAATTGCTCCAGGGGGCGCAGCTTTTGGCGATTCCCCTGTTGGATCATTTGATTTTGGGCCACGGCAATTACCAAAGTCTGCGGCAAATCACTAGCCTCTGGGAGGAGTATCCCCAGGGCGATTAA
- the mutL gene encoding DNA mismatch repair endonuclease MutL — translation MESSSLIQRLPLEVVHAIAAGEVIDSLAAVVRELVDNSLDAGATRIHGSLWPDRWQVRITDNGRGMTLGDLEAAAHPHSTSKIRDSADLWRISSLGFRGEALHSLAQLGQLEICSRSAQDPQAQGWRKGYGRAMVDLGAGGAEPLAMAPGTVVTVSELFAQWPARRQALPSAAQQLRLIQRLIHVMALCHPGVTWQMEHSDRPWFNLRPGATAQDILPQILREVQPTDLQCLTLTVNPPDPDPAPGSVDGPSASLQILAGLPDRCHRRRPDWIKVAVNGRLVQMPELEQTVLGSFRRTLPRDRFPICFVHLHLTPDHIDWNRNPAKTEIYLRHLDFWQGQIRAAIDQVLRLNPQALPQEGQNQRLGQVLKVAETAGGYGVQRQVSLAVEGSAEGSAAGSAAGSAAGSADTGGGMVRAIAQLHQMYIVAEHPAGIWLVEQHIAHERVLFEQIQDRWERVPLDPPLILSHLTPPQVEQLQRLELEVDPFGENLWAVRSAPALVAQRADCGEALLELSQGGDLAAAQAAIACRSAIRNGQVLTLPAMQRLLDQWQQTRHPRTCPHGRPICLTLEETSLSRFFRRHWVIGKSHGI, via the coding sequence ATGGAGTCTTCGTCCCTGATCCAACGCTTGCCCCTAGAGGTGGTTCATGCCATTGCTGCGGGCGAAGTCATTGATTCCCTGGCGGCGGTGGTGCGGGAGTTGGTGGATAACAGCCTGGATGCGGGGGCGACGCGGATCCATGGATCCCTGTGGCCCGATCGCTGGCAGGTGCGCATTACGGACAATGGCCGGGGCATGACCCTGGGGGATCTGGAGGCGGCGGCCCATCCCCACAGCACCAGCAAAATTCGGGATAGCGCTGATTTATGGCGAATTTCCAGTCTGGGTTTCCGGGGGGAGGCGTTGCACAGTTTAGCCCAGTTGGGGCAGTTGGAGATTTGCAGTCGATCGGCCCAGGATCCCCAGGCCCAGGGGTGGCGTAAGGGCTATGGCAGGGCGATGGTGGATCTCGGTGCTGGGGGGGCTGAACCTTTGGCCATGGCTCCCGGTACTGTGGTGACGGTATCGGAGTTGTTTGCCCAGTGGCCCGCCCGTCGCCAAGCGCTGCCCAGTGCGGCCCAGCAACTGCGATTGATCCAGCGCCTGATCCACGTCATGGCCCTGTGTCATCCTGGGGTGACTTGGCAGATGGAACACAGCGATCGCCCCTGGTTTAATCTGCGCCCCGGTGCCACAGCCCAGGACATTTTGCCCCAAATTTTGCGGGAGGTGCAGCCCACCGATCTCCAGTGCCTGACCCTGACGGTCAACCCCCCGGATCCCGATCCCGCCCCTGGGTCGGTGGATGGGCCGTCTGCTAGCCTCCAGATTTTGGCGGGGTTGCCCGATCGCTGCCACCGTCGCCGCCCCGACTGGATTAAGGTGGCGGTTAATGGGCGCTTGGTGCAAATGCCGGAGCTGGAGCAGACTGTGTTGGGATCCTTTCGCCGCACCTTGCCCCGCGATCGCTTTCCGATTTGTTTTGTGCATTTGCACTTAACGCCGGATCACATTGACTGGAACCGGAATCCCGCTAAAACAGAAATTTACCTACGTCATTTAGACTTTTGGCAGGGCCAGATTCGAGCAGCGATCGATCAGGTTTTACGTCTTAATCCCCAAGCCTTACCCCAGGAAGGCCAAAACCAACGGCTGGGGCAAGTGTTGAAGGTGGCGGAAACAGCGGGGGGCTATGGGGTGCAGCGGCAGGTGTCGTTGGCGGTAGAGGGATCGGCAGAGGGATCGGCAGCGGGATCGGCAGCGGGATCGGCAGCGGGATCGGCAGATACCGGAGGGGGGATGGTGCGGGCGATCGCCCAGTTGCACCAGATGTATATTGTGGCGGAGCATCCCGCAGGCATTTGGTTGGTGGAGCAGCACATTGCCCATGAGCGGGTGTTGTTTGAGCAAATCCAAGACCGCTGGGAACGGGTTCCCCTGGATCCCCCCCTGATCCTGAGCCACTTAACCCCGCCCCAAGTGGAGCAGTTGCAACGGCTGGAGTTGGAGGTGGATCCCTTTGGGGAGAATCTCTGGGCGGTGCGATCGGCCCCGGCCCTGGTGGCCCAGCGGGCGGACTGTGGGGAGGCGCTACTGGAGTTAAGTCAGGGGGGGGATCTGGCAGCGGCCCAGGCCGCGATCGCCTGTCGCAGTGCCATTCGCAATGGCCAGGTGTTAACTCTGCCAGCCATGCAGCGGCTGTTGGATCAGTGGCAACAAACCCGCCACCCCCGTACCTGTCCCCATGGTCGTCCCATTTGTCTAACCTTGGAGGAAACCAGTCTGTCCCGTTTTTTCCGCCGTCACTGGGTCATTGGCAAAAGCCACGGCATTTAA
- a CDS encoding DUF3493 domain-containing protein translates to MANPPPRRPSNLTPEAYARLKAEMVAPYRGLRKFIYGTCAASGGIGAFVFLAKVLAGQDLGKTLPNLAFQLGVVALMVWLFRIDRPKANP, encoded by the coding sequence ATGGCCAACCCACCCCCTCGACGACCCAGCAACCTGACCCCCGAAGCCTACGCCCGCCTCAAGGCTGAAATGGTGGCTCCCTATCGAGGGTTGCGCAAATTTATCTATGGCACTTGTGCCGCATCGGGGGGCATTGGAGCCTTTGTTTTTTTAGCTAAGGTTTTGGCAGGACAAGATCTGGGGAAAACCTTACCAAACTTGGCGTTTCAGTTGGGGGTAGTCGCGTTGATGGTGTGGCTATTTCGCATCGATCGCCCCAAGGCTAATCCTTAA
- a CDS encoding ribulose bisphosphate carboxylase small subunit: protein MKTLPKERRYETLSYLPPLSDQQIARQIEYMVREGYIPAVEFNEDSDATTCYWTMWKLPLFHATSTQEVLGEVRECRTEYPNCYIRVVGFDNIKQCQSVSFIVHKPNRY from the coding sequence ATGAAAACTCTGCCCAAAGAGCGTCGCTACGAAACCCTTTCCTACCTGCCCCCCCTGAGCGATCAGCAAATTGCTCGCCAGATTGAGTACATGGTGCGCGAAGGCTATATTCCCGCCGTGGAATTCAACGAAGATTCCGACGCGACCACCTGCTACTGGACCATGTGGAAGTTGCCCCTGTTCCACGCCACTTCTACCCAAGAAGTGTTGGGCGAAGTGCGCGAGTGCCGCACCGAATACCCCAACTGCTACATCCGCGTAGTTGGTTTCGACAACATCAAGCAGTGTCAGTCCGTGAGCTTCATCGTTCACAAGCCCAACCGTTACTAA
- a CDS encoding form I ribulose bisphosphate carboxylase large subunit: MAVQTKGYQAGVKDYRLTYYTPEYTPKDTDLLACFRMTPQPGVPPEEAGAAVAAESSTGTWTTVWTDLLTDLDRYKGRCYEVEPVPGEDNQYFCFVAYPLDLFEEGSVTNILTSIVGNVFGFKALRALRLEDIRFPIALVKTFQGPPHGIQVERDRLNKYGRPLLGCTIKPKLGLSAKNYGRAVYECLRGGLDFTKDDENINSQPFMRWRDRFLFVQEAIEKAQAETGEVKGHYLNVTAATCEEMLKRAEFAKEIGTPIIMHDFLTGGFTANTTLAHYCRDNGLLLHIHRAMHAVIDRQRIHGIHFRVLAKCLRLSGGDHLHSGTVVGKLEGEKDITLGFVDLMREDHIEEDRSRGVFFTQDWASMPGVMPVASGGIHVWHMPALVEIFGDDSCLQFGGGTLGHPWGNAPGATANRVALEACIQARNEGRDLMREGGDVIREACKWSPELAVACELWKEIKFEFEAIDTL; encoded by the coding sequence ATGGCAGTACAGACCAAAGGCTATCAGGCCGGTGTAAAAGACTACCGCCTGACCTACTACACCCCCGAATACACCCCCAAGGACACAGACCTGCTGGCTTGTTTCCGCATGACCCCCCAGCCCGGTGTCCCCCCCGAAGAAGCTGGTGCTGCGGTTGCTGCTGAATCTTCCACCGGTACCTGGACCACCGTTTGGACTGACCTTCTGACCGACCTCGATCGCTACAAAGGTCGTTGCTATGAAGTGGAGCCAGTGCCGGGTGAAGACAACCAGTACTTCTGCTTTGTGGCCTATCCCTTGGACCTTTTTGAAGAAGGTTCTGTCACCAACATTCTGACCTCCATCGTCGGTAACGTGTTTGGCTTCAAAGCCCTGCGTGCCCTGCGTTTGGAAGATATCCGCTTCCCCATCGCCCTGGTCAAGACCTTCCAAGGTCCTCCCCACGGGATTCAGGTGGAGCGCGATCGCTTGAACAAGTATGGTCGTCCCCTGTTGGGTTGTACCATCAAGCCCAAGCTCGGTCTGTCTGCCAAGAACTACGGTCGTGCCGTTTACGAGTGTCTCCGGGGTGGTCTGGACTTCACCAAAGACGACGAGAACATCAACTCCCAGCCCTTCATGCGCTGGCGCGATCGCTTCCTCTTTGTGCAGGAAGCCATTGAGAAAGCCCAGGCTGAAACCGGTGAAGTCAAAGGTCACTACCTCAACGTAACCGCCGCCACCTGCGAAGAAATGCTGAAGCGGGCCGAGTTTGCCAAGGAAATTGGCACCCCCATCATCATGCATGACTTCCTGACCGGTGGTTTCACCGCCAACACCACCCTGGCCCACTATTGCCGCGACAACGGCCTGCTGCTCCACATTCACCGCGCCATGCACGCTGTGATTGACCGTCAGCGCATCCACGGGATTCACTTCCGCGTGTTAGCCAAGTGTCTGCGTCTGTCCGGTGGTGACCACCTCCACTCCGGTACCGTGGTGGGCAAACTGGAAGGTGAGAAGGACATCACCCTCGGTTTTGTGGACCTGATGCGGGAAGATCACATTGAAGAAGATCGCTCACGCGGTGTGTTCTTCACCCAGGATTGGGCTTCCATGCCTGGTGTCATGCCCGTAGCTTCCGGTGGTATCCACGTGTGGCACATGCCCGCCCTGGTGGAAATCTTCGGCGATGACTCTTGCCTCCAGTTTGGTGGTGGTACCTTGGGTCACCCCTGGGGTAACGCGCCTGGTGCAACGGCTAACCGGGTTGCCCTGGAAGCCTGTATCCAAGCCCGTAACGAAGGCCGCGACCTCATGCGTGAAGGTGGCGATGTCATCCGCGAGGCTTGCAAGTGGAGTCCTGAGCTGGCTGTGGCTTGCGAACTGTGGAAGGAAATCAAGTTTGAGTTCGAGGCCATCGACACTCTGTAG
- a CDS encoding carbon dioxide-concentrating mechanism protein CcmK: MEIQSPDMGALGLVCTRSFPAMIGTADMMLKSSGVVLVGYEKTGSGYCTAVVRGPYADVRLAVQTGKETAEQFGQFISSMMLPRPLPNLELVLPISAHFAAYAQTQGNFKALGAIGLVETRGFPPMVAAADAMLKSANVELLTYEKTGSGLCTAIIQGRVADVTMAVEAGMYEAERIGELHAIMVIPRPLEDLMRTLPRPHQALEIDRLQPLQLPKRTPVQERELVEIPQLQKLPAAMQQEAVAIEAVAEVEVEKPQSPFRTLE, encoded by the coding sequence ATGGAAATCCAATCCCCGGACATGGGTGCCCTTGGCTTAGTTTGCACCCGCAGTTTTCCTGCCATGATTGGCACCGCTGACATGATGCTGAAATCATCGGGGGTGGTGTTGGTGGGCTACGAGAAAACGGGGAGTGGTTACTGTACTGCCGTGGTGCGGGGACCCTATGCGGATGTGCGACTGGCGGTGCAAACGGGTAAGGAAACGGCTGAGCAGTTTGGTCAGTTTATTTCCAGCATGATGTTGCCCCGTCCCCTGCCCAACTTGGAGTTGGTCCTGCCCATTAGTGCCCATTTTGCGGCCTATGCCCAAACCCAAGGTAATTTCAAGGCTTTGGGGGCCATTGGTCTGGTGGAAACCCGTGGTTTTCCCCCCATGGTGGCCGCAGCGGATGCCATGCTGAAGTCGGCCAATGTGGAACTGCTGACCTATGAGAAAACCGGTAGTGGTCTCTGTACGGCCATTATCCAGGGTCGGGTGGCGGATGTGACCATGGCGGTGGAAGCGGGGATGTATGAGGCGGAACGCATTGGCGAACTCCATGCCATTATGGTTATTCCTCGACCCCTGGAGGATCTGATGCGCACCTTGCCCCGTCCCCATCAGGCACTGGAGATCGATCGGCTCCAGCCCCTACAGTTGCCGAAGCGCACCCCGGTTCAAGAGCGGGAGTTGGTGGAAATCCCCCAATTACAGAAGTTACCGGCGGCGATGCAACAGGAAGCGGTGGCGATCGAGGCCGTTGCCGAGGTGGAAGTGGAAAAGCCCCAATCGCCCTTCCGCACTCTGGAATAA
- a CDS encoding LbetaH domain-containing protein codes for MHLPTLHPPIATECQVQGDVVVAADVVMAAGVVLLADIGSRITIAPGVCLGMGVILHAQGGDITVEAGVTLGAGVLVVGQGTIGAHACVGASTTVFEQSIPQGAIIAPGSVVSVGPEAVVLQPPAPIPPAPIPPAPIPPAPTPPPPTPMDRGIDRGMDRGHARSTPSPAESQGDRSFNRGYEAWDGRAMGEDDGDRSQRSQQSPPQTSAPTPTAPPHPTVAPNPGGTVSPSPDPWATETPDPQPTPVAQPPPKISMGTGSQFYSPHAPGVASATAMGSQTPASNHFSHNQRATPEKTGHSDSREPDPAPDRHPSIPQGPTVQGYGGADPGTSAFHHHRPQTSAPDPKAPPSQGRNSFYAQVDLSVPPTDPPPQVPSPVPTHSQKPDSAISKPDQPRVVYGRDYFLQMRFSLFPDHPIPPGDP; via the coding sequence ATGCACCTTCCTACCCTCCACCCCCCCATAGCAACGGAATGCCAAGTCCAAGGTGATGTGGTGGTGGCGGCGGATGTGGTTATGGCGGCGGGGGTGGTGTTACTGGCGGATATCGGTAGCCGCATCACGATCGCCCCCGGAGTTTGCCTGGGGATGGGGGTCATTCTCCACGCCCAAGGGGGAGACATTACTGTGGAAGCCGGAGTCACCCTGGGGGCTGGGGTATTGGTGGTGGGCCAAGGAACCATTGGTGCCCATGCCTGTGTGGGGGCATCAACGACGGTGTTTGAGCAGTCCATTCCCCAGGGAGCCATTATTGCCCCTGGGTCTGTGGTCAGTGTTGGGCCGGAAGCGGTGGTCCTACAACCTCCAGCCCCCATACCTCCAGCCCCTATACCTCCAGCCCCCATACCTCCAGCCCCGACACCCCCACCCCCGACACCGATGGATCGAGGTATAGATCGAGGTATGGATCGAGGTCATGCCCGGTCAACCCCCTCTCCGGCTGAATCCCAGGGCGATCGCAGTTTCAATCGAGGCTATGAAGCGTGGGACGGCAGGGCTATGGGGGAGGATGATGGTGATCGATCGCAGCGATCGCAGCAATCCCCCCCTCAAACCAGTGCCCCAACTCCCACGGCTCCCCCCCACCCGACTGTCGCCCCTAACCCTGGGGGCACTGTATCCCCTAGCCCTGATCCCTGGGCCACCGAGACCCCCGATCCCCAGCCCACCCCCGTGGCCCAACCCCCACCTAAAATTTCCATGGGCACAGGTTCCCAGTTCTATAGCCCCCACGCCCCTGGGGTAGCCTCTGCCACTGCTATGGGATCCCAAACCCCAGCATCGAACCACTTTAGCCACAATCAGCGGGCTACGCCGGAGAAAACTGGGCATTCGGACTCCAGGGAGCCAGACCCCGCGCCCGATCGTCACCCCTCCATTCCCCAAGGACCGACAGTTCAGGGCTATGGCGGTGCCGATCCAGGTACCTCAGCCTTCCATCACCACAGGCCGCAAACTTCAGCGCCCGATCCGAAAGCGCCGCCGTCCCAGGGCCGCAACTCGTTTTATGCCCAGGTCGATCTCTCGGTTCCTCCGACAGATCCCCCCCCTCAGGTGCCTAGCCCAGTCCCCACTCACAGCCAAAAACCCGACTCGGCCATCTCCAAACCTGATCAACCCCGTGTGGTCTACGGTCGCGATTATTTCCTGCAAATGCGGTTTTCCCTGTTTCCGGATCACCCCATTCCCCCTGGTGATCCCTAA